The sequence below is a genomic window from Phycodurus eques isolate BA_2022a chromosome 6, UOR_Pequ_1.1, whole genome shotgun sequence.
AAAGGGAGGGCGAGAGGGGCATAGATAAAAGGTTTGAATGAGAATGAGATGAAAGGATGGAGGGCAGCAGCTGAAACAAGGAGAAACTttgtgaacattaacactgaagAGAAGTGATGGAGAAAGATAAGGAGACGTCCCCTGCACAGGAAGTGAGCGCTAAATCTGTGGCAAGTGCACCTCATTAATGATGGAGCTGCGTCAATGCTTTGTAAGGCTGGAAAGAGTGCGTCCCTTGATCTCAGGAATTCTCTGCGCTCTCTTATTTGCATCCCCGTACTTTTAGATTTACACACACTTGACCTTACACGATCACTCGCATCCTCATTCAAGACGAAGAGAGGAGAAAGGCCAATGTGTGAAGGTCAAGAGGGATTATGTTGGAAATGTCGTGTGCTTGTCTTTTGACATACGTGCAGTGGCAGGGCTGATGTGAggggaacaaaacaacaagaactTTACATAATAGATGAGGACAGTGTCAAAGAAACTCACCTTTTTTAAACTCTTCCAGCATAGCATCCAGCTTGGTGTCATTGAAGACAAAGTGCAACGGGTGGCTATAAAACTTTGTGATGGTTTTGAGTGGTGTGCAATCATCCGGGTCAACAAAGGCCAGGTCCTTGACGAAGAGAAGGTCCACTATGTTGGACCTCTCGCCCTCAAAGACCGGAATGCGCGTGTATCCACTCTTCATGATTTCTGACATGGTGTTGAAGTCAAGGGTGGCATCCCCGGGTATCATGAAGCAATCTCGAAGAGGCGTCATCACAACTTCCACGGTCTTAGTCCTCAACTCCAGCGCACCCTGGATGATGTTGAGCTCCTCCTTGACCAGGTCATTGTAAGGATCGGTGACACGCAGCATCTCCAGAAGCTTCTCCCGGTTGTACACTGTTCCGATCTCCTGCCCCAGCAGGTGGTCGAGCAGTTTGCTCACCGGGTATGACGCAGGGAAGGTGAGCAACATGAAGAACTTAGTCAGGAAAATGGTGTTGGCACCCACAGCCAGGCCATGTCTGGAGCATATGGCCTGCGGCACGATTTCCCCAAAGATCACTATTCCGATGGTAGACATGACCACGGCAATCAACCCTGAACCGGCGATATCATCCAGCAGAATGGTCAGCGTTGTGTTCACCAACACATTACCGAGCAGAAGCGAGCAAAGTAAATAATTCCCTTGGCTTCTGACTGGTTCGATCTTTTTGGCGTAGTTTTTCTCCCTTTCTGTGCCACAATTCTGCACTATCTGGAGCTCCATGGGGTCCAGAGCCATGAGCCCCAGGTTCAAGCCGCTGAACATACCAGACAGACACAGCAGCATTGAGATGAAGATGACCTGGAGCCAGAAAGGCAGCAAGAACTTTTTCTCCTCCACTACGATCACCCTGGTGTCTTCGCCATCGTGGTAGATCCAGGTGATCTCCGTCCATGGGTCGTGCATTCCAGCCACGGCAGGTGCGGAGGTGGCGATGCAAAGGTAATAGGCTTTGCTCCTCTCCGTCTTTCGCAGAGGTTTCACCTCTATCTCAACTATTCCAGACGTCTTTCGGTTCACAACAATGTTTGGTAATATAATGATATCTGAAGTCCTAATGCCACAAGGATGCAAGCCGGACAAGTCCTCTTGGCTGTGGTTATCGCCCGAGGAGCTGTCAAGGCTCGCCCCCGCCCGGCTCCTTTCGTGCTCCGTGAAGGCAATTTTGGACCAGGTCTCGTTGTTGATGTTCTGCCCGTACACTCTTAATTTGATCCGAGAGCGCTCACTCACCCGCAAGTAGCCTTTATCCATGAAGGAAATGTCGTCCGTGTCCTCCAGACGGAGGCCACTGATGACGGTCTCCTCGGACCCTTCCTTGCCACTTGTCGGGGTGACAAAACAACCAGTGACAGTCAAGAAAATGAACGTCAACGCGCGGACCCGATTCACTGACGCCATTTTTGCAGCGGTGGGTGCTGGGGATAACGGCTCTGCCATAATGACAACCGTTGGCAAGCAACCTGCTGAATGAAAAGGACTTTTAAAAATCAGAACCAGTCGGAGTCCGCCTTCATCTCCGCCGAGGGTTGCCGTGACTCGCGCATCAGGACCTCTTCTTTCCCACTACGTGTTCGACAGTGGTGCCTCGCCAGCGCACGGTTACTGGCTAACTCGTGCCTGCGTTGATTTCTTCCTGACGGACGGCGTCGGGGGCTAATCGGAAGAAGGCTACCGGCCAGGGGCGGGGCCTCCGCTGCCACAGTGACGAATCAAATTCCAAAACAAGTGCACCTCATGTTAAGAAATGGACAAGAGCCACTCGTGactttttgtacagtatattcatgtgTAGGAGATAGCACACAGTCTACATGATTACAACGCGGGCTACCTTTTAAGGAATACTTCACGACTCATTCTGCAACATTTAGCAGCCAAAATAAGCTCTCACTCACTCTGGATAACGCAGTTTATTCATAAACATGTAGTTctcacaatatattttttaaaaggcaatTTTGCCATGTCTAATTgctttcctgttttgtttttcaagatttttgGTATATCTTGAAATTGTCTAAATGTCCAGCCCTTATACTGCAGTATGCGATTTCACCAATCGTATACTGCTATAACGACTTAGAATGACTCACAACTAATTGGGAAAAGTATGCCATGCTTTGGTTGAAATGACTGCAATTGCTCTTGTGAAAAATAATGTGAATAATATGTTGTATACATCAACGTATTGGATGACAAAACCTCTTAACGGGATGTACATTCACAGTACTAACCAGAAAACTGTACTGTTATAATGTGTTGTTAACCTGTTGATCTTCACTCATCTTTATAACTCTTGCCTCTATAATTGGTAAGACTAAAAAGAAAGCGTCTCTAAAATTATATACATGTATTGAtattcacaaaacaaaatcaaaagcatttattttcatattacgCTGACAAATCAAAATTAATGTGATAGACAAATTGATTTGGACACTGttgaaaaacattgaaattgAGAACAAAAGCAACGATGCAAGTTATTATAAAAATTGAAGAGgcagtacaaaaaaatacacaattcgCTAGTTAAATTAATAAAGTAAATTGTTTGTTAAATGATGAGCACtctattaatatatattaaacaaGTCTGAATTACTCATGCTGTAGTAGTACAAAGATGTCTTAATGTTTTAACAACATACAGTTTTCAGAGAATACCTCGGAAATTCTACAATGTTATTCTAAAATGTCCTGTGTTCCAAATCACTTCTAACCAATTTAACAGGTTTTACCACACTGGATTTACTCCTTCACCCCGGAAATTGGACATCTATTTTGTTAGCTCACATACAGAAAAACAAGAATTTGTGACATTCAAACTACTGTTATACTACAGCGTGATTACATTATGATGCTAAGATTCGGAAAATTGCAGCAGTGGTCTTTTCCCAGAATCACTTGCAGCAGGTTCCAGACTGCGTACTGCAGCATCCCCCTGTGGCTGAGCCTGCACTCTGTTTCTGCAGCTGCACAGCAAGCTCAAAAGGATCCCCAGAGCCTGCCTGAATGACAAGTTCAACAAGGAACAGGACATCACACTTTTGGATTATATCAAGTGTCACCCAAGGCAATTCTAGGATGtgcaaaaatacatattaaaaaaaataataatgttcctATTTCTGTTACTTTCTAGATTCAACATGAAAAATGTGTCCCATATCAATTAAGCCTCTGCGTCGGTTTACAAGTGGTGTATTgatttcatttctttgtttttaactcCATCTGATATTGTTTGTTCATGAAATAAGCATATGACAGAAGTGGAGCTAATCAACAGTATATGTCttcataacaaacaaacatggtCGAGTACAGTAAAGTATGTAACGTCATCTCACATTAGCGGACCAGTCCAAAGGTTCAACCATGAACTCTGATCTTTGAAGTACTATCTATGAATTCAAAATGCCAAATATGTAATACATAACTGAAAAGTGTTCTTTTTATGTGGTCTGAGCAGAGGACTGTTGTTGAAACATCTAGTGTTGTTCATGCAATGTATGCATTCAAAGAATAACCATTACAGCTGATAAGATGGCATTCCATGAACTGGAGAAGAGAGCATTCCTTCCTGTTCAAGGTTCCCAGCATGACTCCACAGTCTGGTTATGACTCTGAGACAGCTGCTTGACCTTGTGCTTGTTCATGAGTGCGTACTTTATGTGTGCtttgatagagagagagagagagagagagagagagagagagagagagagagagagagagagagagagagagagagagagagagagagaaggagagtgtttgtgtgcgtgtgtgtgtgtgtgtgcgtgcacacgtGAGACTGTGCAGCATGTTTCCTCGACTGTGAGCACAGTTAGACAGTGGGCCTCTTTGGGCATGTCCACAATTTTAAATTGATACTACAAACATACTGACCTCTGGTGTTCAAAGTTATGACACATATTTTTACAGTATCACTGACCTTAGGTTTGACTTCACAAGGTTCACAAGACTTTCTTAGTGGCTGGAAAGTGAAGGCCTGCGCATATCTGGATTGGGTTAGGATGGAGGCTAATTCGCCATCAACCTCTGTCACTTGATTAGCCTGTGAGATGCAAACATTTGTGAACATTCAGTTCCAAATCCACTGGAACTGATCTGATGCTGCAGGAGCTACATATACAGACCTTGAAGGTATACTGACAGTCAAAGTGGAGGGAGTCCTCTGCCCCTGTAATGTTTCCATTATAAATTGCTTTACATGGCTTTCCGCTGCCCTTTGGTAACTTAAACAGACGGTATGTGGCAGAGACAAACTTGAAGTCACCTGTAATGCAGAACAGGTGAAAAGAAATTCACAGTATATTCAACAATATTGTGTTTTCCTGGTTGAAAATGAAGTTCTTAGTGTAATCTCCTTTGACAGGTTacaatgacaaaacaacacCGCAAATTCACTGTGAAGACAGAAACAAGCATCACACCCAGAATGGCTTGCATTTCTTTGTTGTCAACAGCAATAACATTGGCTTTGACAAGCCTCGGGGGTCTGAATCCTACTTCCTCAGCCAACTGTAGCAGATCTTTGTACCATAGCGCACCACCAAAACCCTCACCTGCATTGGAAAAATTGCATTATACTAAGCCATGTGTCTGCAACAAACATATGGCAGAAGAGTAATAATACACACCCCAAagaactttgttgtttttaatttcctcAGTTTGTCTTCCATTGCTGTACATGTCACTGAAAAATAACTCACCACCCTCCTAACCATCAGTAGAGCATGTACATTAAGTTGATCATTGGTTAAGACATTCTTGTCAAATCTCATGAAATTTGTTCGGACAATGAGACCAAAAGTGAGTTAAAGAGAAGTGTACCTTGAGCACGCTGAAAGCTTCAGCAAGGACTTGCTTCTTGTCTGGAGAAAGATTCACCACACAGTTGGAGCTAAGCaatgaaaaatgatttcaaaacatttctacAAATACAGAACAGTggtttaaaatgtgaaactaaCTGAAAGAGAGCAGCAGGCAAGAGGTACAGCTTACATGATGATATCAAAAGAGTTCTTTTCCAGAGCCGCCTCCGTTAAGGCCTCGATGTAGCCCTGGACAAAAGTCACATTGGGCTTCCTGTAGCCAAACTCCTTCATGTGAAAGTCCACATGTTTCCTGGCCACTTCAAGCTAGATAACAAAAGAGATTTCAATTAAGTTTGAGATCCACATATATGATAACCCAGATGCTTTACTTGACGCACAGGCTGCTGTATATTGAAttcaaaaccaaaatataaAGCTTATGGATGCTTCATCGTGGGCATTGGGTTGTTCTGCTGATATGCAGTGCTGTCTTTGTGCCAGCCttatcaatcaataaatcaaatttatttaGAAAGCACTTTCCATACAATGACATGCAATGCAACGTGCTGTACATAGTTCAAATCAATCTCCTCCCGCCACTTATCCCAACAGATACACAAGGGCGCACACACAGGTaaaatttttaataataataataataataataattcggCACggttggcgactggttagcacatctgcctcacagttctggaggccggggttcaaatcccggccccgcctgtgtggagtttgcatgttctccctgtgcctgcgtgggttttctccgggcactccggtttcctcccacatccctaaaacatctgtggtaggctgattgaagactctaaattgcccataagtgttaatgtgagtgccaacggttgtttgtttcaatgtgccctgcgattggctggcgaccggttcagggtgtacccccgcctcctgcccgaagatagctgggatagatgcTCCGGCAGGCTGTTCCACAGACAGGGGCCATGAAACAAGAACTAAAAGGCCAGAGGCAGAAGACCTCAGGGCACGCGAGGGTTTATAGGTAAAAAGCAACTCCGAGAGGTAAGAATGGCCAAGACCATTAAGACGTTTAAAAACCAGCAAAAGAACCTTAAAACCAATCCTGAAACACACGGGGAGCAAATGCGGTCAGTGATTTTAACACTGGATATAATGTGCTTGCGCCttctggtctttgtcagaaCACGTGCTGGAGAATACTGTagtaatttgtatttgtaaggctgaaattgtctttttgggaagaccagaaagcaggGTATTACAATCCAACtggagataaaagcatgcattaacTGGCTATATTCTTCAAATgataaaaatctatattttaatGTGTGCAATCAAAGGGAGCTCGGAGTCTAAAATAATGCCCAGGGTTTTCACCAGTGAGGAAGGTTTTTGGGACAATGCTTGTAGTTTAGTCAGAAGTTTGTCTCTTAAGGCCTCAGGGCCGATGACTAAAACTTCAGTTTTGTCCTGTTGAAGCTGGAGAAAGTTCTATGCCATCCAGGATTTAATGTCTAAATTACATTTAAGAAGAGTATCCATTGGAATGGTGTCATCAGGTGAGAAGGCAATGTACAGCTGCGCATCATCAGTGTAGCTGTGGAAGTTCACTCCATGCCTCCTAATGACACCGCGGAGAGGGAGCATACAAATAGTGAataggacccgggttaaaattgAACGCTGCGGCACACCGGATGTTAGTTTATGGATTTCTGAAGACCATGTATCTTGACCTACTATAAAAGTTCTGTCAATGAAGTAAGATAAGAACCATTTGTGTACAGTACCAGAAAGGCCAACTAGGTATTCAAGTCTGTTTAAAAGGATGGTGTGGTCTACCGTATTGAAGGCAGTGATAAGATTCAGGAGAACCAACACTATTAATTTACGGTTATCAAGACTGActctaaaatcattttaaaaattttgaGGAGAGCAGTGCAGTGGTTTATCCTAAAACCAGACTGATACCTAccctaaaatgtaaaaatgtttttttaaaaaaaaaaaaaaaaaagctaagcaACAGCCGTGCTAGCCCTGTAGACTGCTAAGCAGTCGAGACAGTACCCAGACTCTTGCTCAAAGTCACCATTTACAATTGAGCATAAAAGCCTCCCTCCTCCTAACCTAAAAACGATCAGACACCTAAAAACACTCAAAAGAGCTTCGGGTGCCCTTTGAACCTATTAGAATAATGtgctccttgtgtttttttctacTTGTAGTTCTCATAATTTCTCGACGTAGAAGAGGTAGAACCACTGTTTGTGCTATTGATACATCTTTGTGTGCATTGATCTATCTCATCCCCATCAAAGAATTATCTCATGAAGCAGTTTCTCTTGTTACACTGAATAAGGCACTCCTGCTTCCATAAATGATGCAATTACATCTGctcttattattaattattgcaATGCCATACATTGGCATTTTAAGAAAGACTTCTAATGTTATTGCTCATCACCATAGCATTTCTACTGTTACTGATACAATAACTTTTGTACACATGGTTTTCCCATGACTCTGCCAAAGTACTGAAACATAAAACAGTTGCACATGTGCATGCCGAGGTTTAGAGAAGGCCACATTAAGTCCACCTGTAAAAGTTACAGGgcattttaggttaatcctGACATTTCAGCCAAAAGCCGGATATTctcaactttttgtgagtaattcaatttaataataataataataatggttttaatttaaattgacCAAAATAGTTTACCTGATCCTCAGTCATGTCGATGCCAGTGACATGGCCAGCCTCTCCCACTAGTTGACTGAGCATGTAGCAGTCTCTGCCACTCCCGCAGCCCAAGTCCAGAATCCTGCAGCCCTCCAAACACTCTGGCACAGCCAGACCACAACCATAGTATCTGATGGGGAGGAGGAACCCCATTCTGGAATATTACCAAATGTGCTTTGCCAATAAAGTGTGTGAACATATTCAGCAACAACCTGTCAGTCACATCAGGATGGACTTTCTTCAGAGCCTGGAGGATGAATTTTGGGAGGGGCTCCGTTGGAGCCACACAGACATTACTCTTTATATCTGACGTTTTCTGCAATGTCTTTCCATAATAATCCTACATGAGAGGGTGTAGATGTTAATGTCACAAGAGCGGATGTTGGGTCAGTCACATCTGTGAGAACAAGAACTATAAAATACAGCACcgccttccaaaatcacatgtGAATCAGCTTTACCAGCcaggtactgtatattaatcATATCAGGTTATTTGCTTTAGGCTAGTGGTGTCACTTTGGTACTATACATGCATATGGAATCTAAATATGTAAAGACGGCGTGCACACATTTATGGACTcaaaccacaaacacacaaattattTCGATTGTAAAAAGACTAATGCAGAGTTAGAATGAGTCAGATTAAGTCATGCAGTGAAACATTCAAATTGAAAACTGTGATCATGATCATGAGGAAGATGACTCATTTGAAACAATTATGATAGGCGAAAGCGTTCAAGACGATGTAAGGCTTTATCCTACCTTAACATCCAGGTGAACGGTGGTATCAACAAAGCTTCAAAAGATTATTGAATCAATtataaaatgaatattaaatatgaagTTCATATAAGGACGAAACCAGAAGCTAGGTCAGAATGTGCGAGTTAATTACATTAGTAAAAATCCCATGTTTAATATACGTTTGCTGTGTAATACTTCTGTACTTTGTCACGATACATATAAATGTGTcgcatcaataaaataaaaaaaatgtagacagTAACAAATGCAACAGACTCGACATTCTAAAAGTTGACTAAAAGAAATAGAGACAAGTTTGCTATGTTTGTAGCTTGTTGTTACCTTGCTTGTTCAGCCATTATCGATGGTACAAGTCAAGTACACGATCCGGTGGCGAATGTTGTGTCGACTCGAAAAAGAATTCTGGGCACCGTGCTCAAAGTTccgcggtcaagccagcctccacccGTAAAGAAGTCCAGCGCGACACCCTTAATTTTCTTCAGACttggcattacggtaataagcgGCCACCGAgcagcgaaagccaccttcaaaataaaggctACCCAATAATAGGCCTACAGGGACGTCAACGCTTCGGATTTAAAGTAATTATATTCAATAAACTCTCGGTTATAACGCAACCAGTCCACTTCTGGGAGGAAGTAGACTATCCCAGGATTGCAACCAGCAATGTTCATTTCATtcaatcttgagatgcatttaaaatcaagCTAATTTGAAATCTGCATACATGACTGCAAGTATATCTTAtttatagggggaaaaaaaaaaaatcccattgatATCGCAAGACCAGTACAGATCTGTGGGACATTAGACTAACCAAGGGCTCCACTAAAAGCGGTTTGATAatgatctgatattgtatttcaaaataaaagccctcTGAAATCTGCAaatttcactgtcattacccctgattttaaaaaagggaTTAAAAATAATCCTTTCAGTATCCCGACACCAGTCCAGTCCTGGAGGACACCAGACCTCCCCAGGTCTCCACCAAAAGAGGTCCCGTCCAAATCTGATGtcgcatttcaaaataaaagtcccctgaaatcggcatattttactgtcataaccctcattttaaaaaaaatctttaaaataattaaagttaaaaattacaaattttaagttaatgcgTTATCTTGGGAGATAAACTTACATTATTCAAAGCATTAAAAATTAACTCAGTTAACGCAGTTGAATTTACTTCCTGTGGCGGCCTATAACTTCTGCTCACCTGTGCAGCAAAACTTAAGAGGTGTCACTGGTGCAAAGATGGACAAACACAGACTATaggtagttttatttttagtttaactTGCTTGACACTTGTTGAAGTACGTAATTTGCGCACTTTTCAAAGCCAAATTCAAATACCATACTAGTTGTAAGTTTTTGGCGTATCATCTTAGAGTAAAATACCCTGATCAAGCTACCTCCACGGGGCCTCGCAAATCAACGCTGCTGGACTGTGATGCTTACGGGCAGAACTAAACCTGTAAGCGAGAGGttttggagacctggggtggtctAGTGTCctccagaactggactggtgttgggatactgaagacattttttttacagatttttattgtttctttttaatcagTGCTAATGACAACGAAAATATGCAGATTTCatgggatttttattttgaaatgcaagatcagatttggatgggacctctttcgATGGAGACATGGGGTGGTCTCGTGTCCTCCAGGACTGGACAGGTGAGATAGGCGCAAGTACACCCACGACTCTACTCAGgaaaagcggttcagaaaatggatggatggatttttggagactggttagcccatctgcctcacaggtctgaggaccggggttcaaatcccgaccccgcctgtgtggagtttgcatgttctctccgtgcctgggtgggttttctccggatacaccggtttcctcccacatcccaaaaacatgcacggtaggttaattgaagactctaaattgcccgtaggtgtgaaggtgagcgcgactggttgtttgtttatatgtgccctgcgattggctggcgaccagttcatggtgcaccctgcctctcgcccacagatagcatccccgcgaccctagtgaggagaagatggatggatggattttttttaatcagtggtAATGACAGCGGAATATGcagatttcaggggacttttattttgaaattcaacacCAGATTTGGATGGGGCCTCTTTTGCTGGAGTGTtctagtgtcccccagaactggactggtgttgcaaCACCGGAAggattgtttttaatatattttttaaatcatggggTAATGACTGTGAAATATGCAGAGTTGaggttatgttttatttgtaaatacACCAGATTTGAATGGGAGCTCTAATGGGGGAGACCTCGGGTATTCTTGTGTCCCTTAGAAGTGGACTGGTCTTGCGATACcgcaatgattatttttttatctttttttttttttttttaatcagtgtgTTGACATCCATGTAATATTTGTAGGGTGTTATTTCGAAGGTGGCTTTTCGCCGCTCGTTTTTGGTTTATTACCGTAATGACTAGTataaacaaaattaggggcggctggctgaACTTCTtttcgagtggaggctggcctgaccgcagtcTCAAATTTAAGATGTCCGTTTGAGGGAGGGTTCAAAATGTACTTTCTGCACAAGAGCACACCCTGTGCTTCACTACACGAAACAGCATGAACCCAAATAGGGATCGATTAGGAAACCAGTCATAGgtacattatatttaataaaaaaaatgtaaagggggaaaaaaaaaatttttcagctactgtatattaaaacaaatcaataaaacCCAAATATTGTTTG
It includes:
- the cnnm2b gene encoding metal transporter CNNM2 isoform X1; this translates as MAEPLSPAPTAAKMASVNRVRALTFIFLTVTGCFVTPTSGKEGSEETVISGLRLEDTDDISFMDKGYLRVSERSRIKLRVYGQNINNETWSKIAFTEHERSRAGASLDSSSGDNHSQEDLSGLHPCGIRTSDIIILPNIVVNRKTSGIVEIEVKPLRKTERSKAYYLCIATSAPAVAGMHDPWTEITWIYHDGEDTRVIVVEEKKFLLPFWLQVIFISMLLCLSGMFSGLNLGLMALDPMELQIVQNCGTEREKNYAKKIEPVRSQGNYLLCSLLLGNVLVNTTLTILLDDIAGSGLIAVVMSTIGIVIFGEIVPQAICSRHGLAVGANTIFLTKFFMLLTFPASYPVSKLLDHLLGQEIGTVYNREKLLEMLRVTDPYNDLVKEELNIIQGALELRTKTVEVVMTPLRDCFMIPGDATLDFNTMSEIMKSGYTRIPVFEGERSNIVDLLFVKDLAFVDPDDCTPLKTITKFYSHPLHFVFNDTKLDAMLEEFKKGKSHLAIVQRVNNEGEGDPFYEVLGIVTLEDIIEEIIKSEILDETDLYTDNKTKKKITHRDRKQDFSAFKPTDNEMKVKISPQLLLATLRFLATEVDLFAPPQMSEKILLRLLKHPNVIQELKYDEKRKRAPEHYLFHRNRPVDYFILILQGKVEVEAGKEGMKFEAGPFSFYGMMALTVSPVPLSLSRTFVNRADSLAGSPENKSPPRPFGLNHSDSLNRSDRIDAITPTLGSSNNQLNSFLQIYVPDYSVRACSDLYFIKVTRQQYQNAVMASRMDKTPQSTDSEFTKIELTPNELRDGVETPTVVTSTATTAPAVTVALANETSHLLNQQHNCVGMSRSNHSAHEGPI
- the cnnm2b gene encoding metal transporter CNNM2 isoform X3; translation: MAEPLSPAPTAAKMASVNRVRALTFIFLTVTGCFVTPTSGKEGSEETVISGLRLEDTDDISFMDKGYLRVSERSRIKLRVYGQNINNETWSKIAFTEHERSRAGASLDSSSGDNHSQEDLSGLHPCGIRTSDIIILPNIVVNRKTSGIVEIEVKPLRKTERSKAYYLCIATSAPAVAGMHDPWTEITWIYHDGEDTRVIVVEEKKFLLPFWLQVIFISMLLCLSGMFSGLNLGLMALDPMELQIVQNCGTEREKNYAKKIEPVRSQGNYLLCSLLLGNVLVNTTLTILLDDIAGSGLIAVVMSTIGIVIFGEIVPQAICSRHGLAVGANTIFLTKFFMLLTFPASYPVSKLLDHLLGQEIGTVYNREKLLEMLRVTDPYNDLVKEELNIIQGALELRTKTVEVVMTPLRDCFMIPGDATLDFNTMSEIMKSGYTRIPVFEGERSNIVDLLFVKDLAFVDPDDCTPLKTITKFYSHPLHFVFNDTKLDAMLEEFKKADNKTKKKITHRDRKQDFSAFKPTDNEMKVKISPQLLLATLRFLATEVDLFAPPQMSEKILLRLLKHPNVIQELKYDEKRKRAPEHYLFHRNRPVDYFILILQGKVEVEAGKEGMKFEAGPFSFYGMMALTVSPVPLSLSRTFVNRADSLAGSPENKSPPRPFGLNHSDSLNRSDRIDAITPTLGSSNNQLNSFLQIYVPDYSVRACSDLYFIKVTRQQYQNAVMASRMDKTPQSTDSEFTKIELTPNELRDGVETPTVVTSTATTAPAVTVALANETSHLLNQQHNCVGMSRSNHSAHEGPI
- the LOC133403941 gene encoding arsenite methyltransferase-like — encoded protein: MAEQASFVDTTVHLDVKDYYGKTLQKTSDIKSNVCVAPTEPLPKFILQALKKVHPDVTDRYYGCGLAVPECLEGCRILDLGCGSGRDCYMLSQLVGEAGHVTGIDMTEDQLEVARKHVDFHMKEFGYRKPNVTFVQGYIEALTEAALEKNSFDIIISNCVVNLSPDKKQVLAEAFSVLKEGGELFFSDMYSNGRQTEEIKNNKVLWGEGFGGALWYKDLLQLAEEVGFRPPRLVKANVIAVDNKEMQAILGDFKFVSATYRLFKLPKGSGKPCKAIYNGNITGAEDSLHFDCQYTFKANQVTEVDGELASILTQSRYAQAFTFQPLRKSCEPCEVKPKAGSGDPFELAVQLQKQSAGSATGGCCSTQSGTCCK
- the cnnm2b gene encoding metal transporter CNNM2 isoform X2 translates to MAEPLSPAPTAAKMASVNRVRALTFIFLTVTGCFVTPTSGKEGSEETVISGLRLEDTDDISFMDKGYLRVSERSRIKLRVYGQNINNETWSKIAFTEHERSRAGASLDSSSGDNHSQEDLSGLHPCGIRTSDIIILPNIVVNRKTSGIVEIEVKPLRKTERSKAYYLCIATSAPAVAGMHDPWTEITWIYHDGEDTRVIVVEEKKFLLPFWLQVIFISMLLCLSGMFSGLNLGLMALDPMELQIVQNCGTEREKNYAKKIEPVRSQGNYLLCSLLLGNVLVNTTLTILLDDIAGSGLIAVVMSTIGIVIFGEIVPQAICSRHGLAVGANTIFLTKFFMLLTFPASYPVSKLLDHLLGQEIGTVYNREKLLEMLRVTDPYNDLVKEELNIIQGALELRTKTVEVVMTPLRDCFMIPGDATLDFNTMSEIMKSGYTRIPVFEGERSNIVDLLFVKDLAFVDPDDCTPLKTITKFYSHPLHFVFNDTKLDAMLEEFKKGKSHLAIVQRVNNEGEGDPFYEVLGIVTLEDIIEEIIKSEILDETDLYTDNKTKKKITHRDRKQDFSAFKPTDNEMKVKISPQLLLATLRFLATEVDLFAPPQMSEKILLRLLKHPNVIQELKYDEKRKRAPEHYLFHRNRPVDYFILILQGKVEVEAGKEGMKFEAGPFSFYGMMALTVSPENKSPPRPFGLNHSDSLNRSDRIDAITPTLGSSNNQLNSFLQIYVPDYSVRACSDLYFIKVTRQQYQNAVMASRMDKTPQSTDSEFTKIELTPNELRDGVETPTVVTSTATTAPAVTVALANETSHLLNQQHNCVGMSRSNHSAHEGPI